The region AGAGGTTGAAGAGGTCGCCCGCGATGAAGGCGGTGAAGACGCCCGCCGCGAGGATGAGATAGGTCGGGTAGTAGATCGAGACGGGGGTCTCGTGGTCGCCGTCGGCGAGGCCCTGCCCGACCGAGAAGACGAGCACGGCGAGCAGCACGAGTGCCGAGACCACGAGCATGAGCGCGGCCAGCCGGTCGACGATCAGCACGATGCCGAACGGTGCCTGCCAGCCGCCCACCTCGAGGGCGAGGGGAGCCGTGTCATCCACGACTATCACCATGACGACGCCGATCGCGAGCACCGCCGTCAGGGTGGCGATGGCAACGACGCGCTGACCGCGCGGGCGTTTGCCGAGGATCAGCGTGGACGCGGCGCCGAGCAACGGCAGCATCACCACGAGGGGCACGAGGGCGTTCATGTTCACCGGCTTGCCCCGAATTCCGTGTCGTCGGTGGTGGATTCGAGCGTCTCGCCGAGCTCGGCGACCGCGGGACCGCGCAGCGCGACGTCGTCGGCGTCGTCGTCCACGTCGTCGTCGCGTTCGAGCCGCCACGAGCGGTAGATGAGGGCCATCAGAAACGCCGAGACGCCGAAGGTGATGACGATCGCGGTGAGGATGAGGGCTTCGGGCATCGGGTCGGTCATCTCGGCCGCCGTGAGGCCGTCCTCGACGATCGGGGCGCTGCCGACCTTGCCGACCATGGTGATGAGCAGCAGGTTGGTCGCGTTTCCGACCAGCAGGAAGCCGAGCAGCACGCGCGTCATGCTGCGCTCGAGCAGCAGGTAGATGCCGGCGGCGTAGAGCACGACCATCACGGCGACGAGTACCAGGGCGATGTTCACGCGGTCACCTCCTGGGTCTGCTCGTCGCTCGCGCCTGCATCGGTCGAGTCTTCATCGTTCTTGTCGTCGTCTTCCTGCTGCCTGTCGACCTCGGCACCGAGGCTGCGCAGCACGTCGAGGGTGAGGCCCACGACGACGAGGTAGACACCGATGTCGAAGATCGTGGATGTCACGAACTCGACGTGACCGAAGAGCCAGACCTCGCCCTCGATGAAGCTCGACTGCAGCGCCGCCTGTCCGAAGAAGATGGGCACGAGCGCGGTGCCGACCGCGAGGGCGAGACCCGCGCCGAGGAGCTTGCCGGCGTCGATGGGCGCGGCGGCTCCGAGCTCGTGCCTGCCGCCCGCCATGTAGCGGGCGACCAGGGCGAGGCCGGCAACCAGACCGCCGGCGAAGCCGCCGCCCGGGAGGTTGTGGCCGGCGAAGAGCAGGTAGATCGACACGATGAGGATGGGGTGGAAGATGAGCCGCACCACCACCTCGAGCAGGATCGATCGGTTGCCGGCGGCGAGCGTGCGTCCGGCGAGCAGCCAGGAGGTGCGTGCGTCGTCGCCGGAGACCTGCGCGTTGTAGGCGCTGATGCGCTGGGCCTTGATCTTCTTTTTGGCCTCGCGGCGGGGAAGGCGGGGCAGGTTGTCGGCGCGGCCGCTGATGAAGATGAGGCTGGCGACACC is a window of Conyzicola nivalis DNA encoding:
- a CDS encoding Na(+)/H(+) antiporter subunit C, which encodes MNIALVLVAVMVVLYAAGIYLLLERSMTRVLLGFLLVGNATNLLLITMVGKVGSAPIVEDGLTAAEMTDPMPEALILTAIVITFGVSAFLMALIYRSWRLERDDDVDDDADDVALRGPAVAELGETLESTTDDTEFGASR